The genomic region GGCGATCATGCCGAACCGAGATCCGATTCCGACACCGACAACCGACACCCCACGCGGCCCGACGCCGACGCCGGGCATTCCCGACCCCATCCAGCAAAAACCGCCGCTGACGCCGGCGCAGGACCCCGGGGATACGAAGAACCCGCAGGATCCGCCGCTCGACCCGGCACTGCTGCCAATCGGCGATCCGGCCGGGGCGGCGTGATTTTGGCTTTGCCGTGTGGCTGCCCCCTCTCCCCGTTTTGACGGGGAGAGGGGACGTGCCCGCAAGACGTTGGCGAGAGACGGAGAGGTCGCGGCATATCCCCTTCGCCCCGTTTACGGGGGTCCGAAGGACGGGTCGAGACCCGTGGCTCGACCCCGGTCGGTGCCGGCAGGCGGATGAGGGGCGAGCCTCGCCCATCTCCTCGCTTGACGCCCGCACCCGAATGGCATTTCCTCAGGGAAAAGCAAGGAATAGCCCGATGCGCATCCCTCTCCTCATCACCATAACCACCCTCGCCGCCGTCCTGTCCGCCTGCCAGACGATGACGCCGGAGGAGCGGCGGGCGGCGGATGAAGGGCGGTGTTTAAGCTATGGTTTCCGCCGCGGCACCGATGGTTTCGCCACCTGCCTGCAGCGCATCGATCTCGACCGGCGGGCCGAATCGCGGGCGCAGAGTGCGGAGATGATGCAGAGCATGGCCTGGGATCTGAACGGGCCCTATATCTACCGCGATCGCTGGCACCATCATCATTGAGGCCCGGCGCCCGAAGGGCTGCCGCGAGCTGACTACTTCCCCCGGAGGTCTTTCAGATCGGCTGATATGACCGCCTGCGCCGCCGCCAATCTGGCGATCGGCACGCGGAACGGCGAGCAGGAGACATAATCCAGCCCGATCGTTTCGCAGAAGCGGATCGAGGCCGGGTCGCCGCCATGTTCGCCGCAGATGCCGAGCTTCATGTCGTTGCGGGTGCGCCTTCCGCGTTCGGCGGCGATGCTGATCAGTTCGCCGACCCCGTCGAAATCGAGCGAGATGAAGGGATCGTGCTCGATGATGCCCTTGCGCTGATAGGTGGGGATGAAGGCCGAGGCGTCGTCGCGCGAGATGCCGAAGGTGGTCTGTGTCAGGTCGTTGGTGCCGAAGGAGAAGAATTCGGCGGCTTCGGCGATCACATGGGCGCGAAGGGCCGCGCGCGGCAGCTCGATCATCGTGCCGACGAGATAATCGATCTTCATGCCGGCCTCGTTCATGACATTGCCGGCGACCTCGTCGATGCGCGCCTTGACGTAATCGAGCTCGGAGCGCAGGCCGACCAGCGGCACCATGATCTCAGGCACGACGGCCGCCCCAGTCTCCTTGGCTGCGGCAACCGCCGCCTCGAAGATGGCGCGGGCCTGCATCTCGACGATCTCAGGATAGGAGATCGCCAGCCGACAGCCGCGATGGCCGAGCATCGGATTGAACTCGTGCAGCGCATCGACGCGCTGGCGCAAGGCCTGCGCCTCCATGCCCATGGCGAAGGCGACTTCGGCCACCTCGTCATCGGTCTTCGGCAGGAATTCATGCAGCGGCGGATCGAGCAGGCGGATCGTCACCGGCAGGCCGTGCATGACGGTGAAGAGGCCGGTGAAATCCAAGCGCTGCATCGGCAAAAGCTTGTCGAGCGCCAGCCGCCTGCCCTTCTCGTTTTCGGCCAGGATCATCTCGCGCATCACATGGATGCGCTCGCCCTCGAAAAACATATGCTCGGTGCGGCAAAGGCCGATGCCCTCGGCGCCGAAGGAGCGGGCGGCGCGCGCATCGGCCGGCGTATCGGCATTGGTGCGCACCGTCATGCGGCGGGCGCGATCGGCCCAGCCCATGATGCGGCCGAAATCGCCCGAAAGCTCCGGCTGGATCATCGGCACCTCGCCCTTCAGCACCTGGCCGGCGGAGCCGTCGATGGTGATAATATCGCCCTTCTTCAGGGTGACGCCGATGCCGAGCAGCCGCTCGTTGCGTTGGTCGATGCGCATGGTGCCGGCGCCGACGACGCAGGGGATGCCCATGCCGCGGGCAACGACCGCCGCATGGCTGGTCATGCCGCCGCGCGTCGTCAGGATACCTTCGGCGGCATGCATGCCGTGAATATCCTCCGGGCTGGTCTCGACCCTGAGAAGAATGACCTTGCGGCCTTCGGATTCCGCCTCGACGGCCTCTTCGGCGGTGAAGACGATGGCGCCGGTCGCCGCCCCCGGCGAAGCCGGCAGCCCGGTGCCGATCACCTGGCGGGTGACGCGCGGATCGATCGTCGGGTGCAGCAGCTGATCGAGGCTGGAGGGTTCGATGCGCAGCACCGCCTGTTCCTCGGTAATCACTTTCTCATCGACCATATCGACGGCGATCTTCA from Rhizobium sp. BT03 harbors:
- the ppdK gene encoding pyruvate, phosphate dikinase; the protein is MTKWVYTFGDGQAEGRARDHEILGGKGANLAEMCALGLPVPPGLTIIGDACNTYYKNGRHIEDCVKAEVRAGIAGIEAITGRRFGAGSQPLLLSVRSGSRVSMPGMMDTVLNLGLNDETVQALGHDAGDARFAWDSYRRFIQMYADVVMGLGNDAFEEILEDEKAKLGHETDTELSATEWQHIVFLYKRLIEEELEQEFPQDPEVQLWGAVGAVFSSWMSARAVTYRQLHNIPGAWGTAVNIQAMVFGNLGNASATGVAFTRNPSTGEKALYGEFLVNAQGEDVVAGIRTPQSITEEGRISSGSEKPSMEKLMPEAFRELCRICSELEIHYRDMQDIEFTIERGKLWMLQTRAGKRSTRAAMKIAVDMVDEKVITEEQAVLRIEPSSLDQLLHPTIDPRVTRQVIGTGLPASPGAATGAIVFTAEEAVEAESEGRKVILLRVETSPEDIHGMHAAEGILTTRGGMTSHAAVVARGMGIPCVVGAGTMRIDQRNERLLGIGVTLKKGDIITIDGSAGQVLKGEVPMIQPELSGDFGRIMGWADRARRMTVRTNADTPADARAARSFGAEGIGLCRTEHMFFEGERIHVMREMILAENEKGRRLALDKLLPMQRLDFTGLFTVMHGLPVTIRLLDPPLHEFLPKTDDEVAEVAFAMGMEAQALRQRVDALHEFNPMLGHRGCRLAISYPEIVEMQARAIFEAAVAAAKETGAAVVPEIMVPLVGLRSELDYVKARIDEVAGNVMNEAGMKIDYLVGTMIELPRAALRAHVIAEAAEFFSFGTNDLTQTTFGISRDDASAFIPTYQRKGIIEHDPFISLDFDGVGELISIAAERGRRTRNDMKLGICGEHGGDPASIRFCETIGLDYVSCSPFRVPIARLAAAQAVISADLKDLRGK